Proteins encoded by one window of Nicotiana tabacum cultivar K326 chromosome 10, ASM71507v2, whole genome shotgun sequence:
- the LOC107826347 gene encoding uncharacterized protein LOC107826347: protein MLKLNGNWDHYGRFRDFEVDAIVVDENASYEILISIIAEQLSIDTSDKIVEIKYIVNGNCPPMEIRNDMGVRVYMETKKENKNLGSYPLCISVRDFNIELAITNDSTSAGSSGSLNLLEISFSPAIEEYQRQVYQDKQTVAAAMKNFSVMHKFQFRVKRSSHRRLIVVKLYWLICVAENCKWYFKATSINDSAMFKIRSFSRQHTCSLLDETFIQHKRTAAVVGSMVVPKYCDPKTIYTPKDIQTDMLSEHGLNLSYMKAWRAKEKALQFLRGNPSDSYSKLPKYFYILEETYPGSIVKLKKAADYYFLYAFVALCTSISGWQHCRPVVVVDGTFLKSAYRGIMLTARTMDATGTIFPLAYAVVDSENDASWKWFFEQFKEAYGERPSMCVVSDRNESILKATSIVYPGMPYYSCMWHIWTNIRSKFKKGHLQLHELYFATARSYTLDEFNERMLKIEEVDPRVKSYLYDIGYHRWSRVHATVNRTFTMTSNIVESLNVVTKEARELPIFDLLEYMRTLLERWTKEKLLKANVTFTYLGYKFNKELDDNNTLSQKLRVGSMRASTYHIHTMLDGVKWYIVCLENKKCSYGQFQLDELPCAHALAALRHRNETYENYGSPYYTRKSLLLTYEMPVNPLPDESKWDVPQHILDEVVKPHARDKRQPGKPHKERYKTFDEIKSKKYKVSCENCGGEGHNKRTCKNAPNL from the exons ATGCTAAAATTGAATGGAAATTGGGATCACTATGGCAGATTTAGAGATTTTGAAGTTGATGCCATTGTGGTAGATGAGAATGCAAGCTACGAAATTCTGATTTCTATAATTGCAGAACAACTATCGATTGATACATCGGATAAAATTgtagaaatcaaatacattgtgaACGGCAATTGTCCTCCAATGGAGATTAGGAATGATATGGGGGTTCGTGTGTAtatggagaccaaaaaagagaataagaactTAGGTTCGTATCCTTTATGTATAAGCGTAAGAGATTTCAATATAGAATTGGCAATCACCAACGATAGCACAAGTGCAG GTTCGTCTGGATCCctaaacttacttgaaatttcaTTCTCACCAGCTATAGAGGAAtatcaaa ggcaagtttatcAGGACAAGCAAACTGTAGCTGCTGCAATGAAGAATTTTTCTGTGATGCACAAGTTCCAGTTCAGAGTAAAAAGATCTAGTCATAGAAG GTTAATTGTAGTTAAACT CTACTGGCTTATATGCGTTGCTGAAAACTGTAAATGGTACTTTAAGGCAACGTCAATTAATGATTCGGCAATGTTCAAGATAAGGAGTTTCAGCCGACAACACACATGCTCCTTATTGGACGAAACATTCATACAGCACAAACGTACTGCAGCTGTAGTTGGTAGCATGGTCGTTCCCAAGTATTGTGATCCTAAGACTATTTACACACCAAAGGACATACAAACTGACATGTTATCCGAACATGGACTGAACCTAAGCTACATGAAAGCATGGAGAGCCAAGGAAAAGGCTTTACAGTTTTTGAGAGGGAATCCGTCTGACTCCTACAGCaaattacccaaatatttttatattcttgagGAGACTTATCCTGGTTCTATTGTTAAATTGAAGAAGGCAGCAGATTATTACTTCTTATACGCATTTGTTGCTCTTTGTACATCAATAAGTGGTTGGCAACATTGTAGGCCAGTAGTAGTGGTTGATGGGACATTCTTAAAGTCAGCCTACAGGGGGATTATGCTTACAGCAAGAACCATGGATGCAACAg GTACTATATTTCCCTTGGCATATGCTGTGGTTGATTCTGAAAACGACGCGTCTTGGAAgtggttctttgagcaattcaaggaGGCATATGGTGAAAGACCTTCAATGTGTGTTGTTTCAGATAGGAATGAGAGTATACTGAAGGCAACATCAATTGTGTATCCGGGCATGCCATACTACtcttgcatgtggcatatttggacaaatataaggTCCAAATTCAAGAAGGGACATTTACAATTACATGAATTGTACTTTGCTACAGCACGATCATACACTctggatgaatttaatgaaaggatgTTGAAGATTGAAGAGGTAGACCCGCGTGTGAAATCTTACCTATATGATATTGGCTATCATAGATGGTCAAGAGTACATGCAACGGTGAATAGAACTTTTACTATGACATCAAACATTGTCGAGTCGTTGAATGTTGTAACAAAAGAGGCAAGAGAGCTGCCAATATTTGATCTATTAGAGTATATGAGGACGCTTCTTGAACGTTGGACGAAAGAGAAGTTATTGAAGGCAAATGTTACTTTCACATACCTTGGGTACAAATTCAACAAAGAATTGGATGACAACAATACATTATCTCAGAAACTAAGGGTAGGATCT ATGAGGGCTTCAACATATCATATACATACTATGTTAGATGGTGTGAAGTGGTACATTGTGTGTCTAGAAAACAAGAAATGTAGCTACGGACAATTCCAACTTGATGAACTTCCATGTGCGCATGCTTTGGCAGCATTAAGGCACAGGAATGAAACATACGAAAACTATGGCTCTCCGTATTACACAAGGAAGAGCCTTCTGCTTACCTATGAAATGCCAGTAAATCCTCTTCCTGATGAAAGCAAATGGGATGTGCCACAACATATTTTGGATGAGGTAGTAAAGCCACATGCGAGAGATAAAAGGCAGCCAGGGAAACCTCACAAGGAAAGATATAAAACATTTGATGAAATAAAGTCAAAGAAGTACAAGGTGTCATGTGAAAATTGTGGAGgtgaagggcataacaaaagaaCTTGCAAGAATGCGCCCAATTTGTAG